One Xylanivirga thermophila DNA window includes the following coding sequences:
- a CDS encoding MBL fold metallo-hydrolase, whose product MTLRKIRGNTYYIHGATNVGIYAFKNKNCILIDTGINNTAARRVENTLDENGLHPKYIINTHSHLDHCGGNNYFIDNYPGCIVYASEKEKIFMENPDFLPYTLFSSHGLKNMKKGNNPIRVDYNPEYGINKINDEKFEIVALRGHSIEQIGIITPDKVCFLGDSIFSEKILDKYSFPYLYNIEDSLSTLSAIKDVDAEYFVVGHSDQIYEKSEIISLADRNIANIEFYCSQCLTILEQPLTREDLLQNIAILNNLPMDKQQYYLNFAAVSAFISYLYNKGQLDEFIDDGKIYYYNNKN is encoded by the coding sequence ATGACACTCAGAAAAATACGTGGCAATACCTATTATATACATGGAGCTACCAATGTAGGTATATATGCATTTAAAAATAAGAACTGTATACTTATAGATACGGGTATAAATAATACTGCAGCCAGAAGGGTTGAGAACACTTTAGATGAAAATGGGCTTCATCCTAAATATATAATAAATACCCATAGCCATTTGGATCACTGCGGAGGGAATAATTATTTTATAGATAATTATCCGGGATGTATAGTGTATGCTTCGGAAAAGGAAAAGATATTTATGGAAAATCCAGATTTTCTGCCATATACACTATTTTCATCCCACGGATTAAAGAACATGAAAAAGGGAAATAACCCCATAAGGGTAGACTATAATCCTGAATACGGTATAAATAAGATAAATGATGAGAAGTTCGAGATAGTAGCTTTAAGGGGTCATTCCATAGAGCAGATAGGTATAATAACACCTGATAAGGTATGCTTTTTGGGAGATAGTATTTTTAGTGAAAAGATATTAGATAAATATTCATTTCCCTATCTATACAATATAGAGGATTCCTTAAGCACATTATCCGCCATAAAGGATGTAGATGCAGAGTATTTTGTTGTAGGTCATAGCGACCAAATATATGAGAAAAGTGAAATAATATCATTAGCCGATAGAAATATTGCTAATATAGAATTCTATTGTAGTCAATGTCTAACTATTTTAGAACAGCCCCTTACAAGGGAAGATCTACTTCAAAATATTGCCATACTGAACAATTTACCAATGGACAAGCAGCAGTATTATTTAAATTTTGCAGCCGTATCAGCTTTTATATCCTATTTATATAATAAGGGACAGCTAGATGAATTTATAGACGATGGCAAGATATACTATTACAATAATAAAAATTAG
- a CDS encoding flavin reductase family protein, with translation MANDIKYDTFIQEVTHQLGHGGLFLNTKAGDTVNTMVIGWGGITIFWGKPIFIAPVRQSRYTHELLEKSSEFSVSVPLKPDENMKKTLAFCGSKSGRDMDKFRKCNITPVGGRSIDVPIIGECPLHYECKIIYKTDIVPNTLDKTIDDKWYPDYHTLYFGEILNCYTI, from the coding sequence ATGGCAAATGATATAAAATATGATACCTTTATACAGGAAGTAACACATCAATTAGGTCATGGAGGATTGTTTTTAAACACCAAGGCGGGAGATACTGTAAACACCATGGTCATAGGTTGGGGAGGCATAACAATATTCTGGGGTAAACCTATATTCATAGCACCGGTAAGGCAATCTAGATATACACACGAACTTTTAGAGAAATCCAGCGAATTTTCCGTTAGTGTTCCTCTAAAACCAGATGAAAATATGAAAAAAACCCTGGCTTTCTGTGGGAGCAAATCTGGACGTGATATGGATAAATTCAGAAAATGCAACATCACCCCAGTAGGCGGGAGGAGTATAGATGTACCAATCATTGGTGAATGTCCCCTTCACTATGAATGTAAAATAATTTATAAGACGGATATAGTGCCTAATACATTGGATAAAACAATAGATGATAAATGGTATCCTGATTATCATACCCTATATTTTGGCGAAATACTAAACTGTTATACCATATAA
- a CDS encoding hydrolase — MLMDKYIPEVKTVLRRHMIEVPLCIRNASGIRIFGRRIKSLAFTTDVAVIKNINSDAIIAVYPFTPQPTITQAITMAADIPVFCGVGGGTTSDKRRVVNLALDAEFKGAMGVVVNAPTPNDTIRAMRGVIDIPIVVTVVSEHTDFRARLEAGANILNVSGAAKTAQIVRKIRDEFPEVPIIATGGPNDDTILETISAGANAITYTPPTPADLFKGLMEKYRDELA; from the coding sequence ATGCTCATGGATAAATATATACCAGAAGTGAAAACTGTATTAAGGCGGCATATGATAGAGGTACCGCTATGTATTCGTAACGCAAGTGGCATAAGAATCTTTGGACGAAGAATAAAATCCCTTGCCTTTACTACAGATGTGGCAGTCATAAAGAACATCAATTCAGACGCCATAATCGCTGTATATCCATTTACTCCACAACCCACCATCACACAGGCTATCACCATGGCTGCAGATATACCAGTATTCTGTGGGGTAGGAGGAGGTACTACTAGCGATAAGAGGCGAGTGGTCAATTTGGCATTAGACGCAGAATTTAAAGGAGCTATGGGAGTGGTGGTAAATGCGCCTACGCCAAATGATACCATAAGGGCTATGCGTGGGGTTATTGACATACCTATTGTAGTGACAGTAGTATCGGAGCATACTGATTTTAGGGCTAGATTAGAGGCGGGAGCCAATATATTAAACGTATCCGGGGCAGCCAAAACCGCCCAAATAGTAAGGAAAATACGTGACGAATTCCCCGAAGTACCTATAATCGCTACTGGTGGGCCAAATGATGATACTATATTGGAAACCATAAGCGCAGGTGCAAATGCCATCACCTACACTCCACCTACACCTGCAGATCTATTCAAGGGACTCATGGAAAAGTATAGAGATGAGCTAGCATAA
- a CDS encoding ABC transporter permease, whose amino-acid sequence MEGMTLNIQSLIMASILVLIALFFSAWQKLKLEKDIIVGTLRAVIQLTAVGFILNYIFSLDNWLFTTLMMIFMVYNASRIAGKRGKGIEKSGLIAFVSIGVAAGVTLAILVGVGAIKYIPSEVIPVSGMVIGNAMVAVGLCFRQMKQQFSDRAQEVEIKLSLGASEKMASMYIIRDSIRLAMQPTIDSMKTLGIVSLPGMMTGLILAGTPPIKAIQYQIMVTFMLTATVSISTFMAGYIAYRNFFNEQRQLKL is encoded by the coding sequence ATGGAAGGTATGACATTAAATATACAATCCCTCATTATGGCATCAATTTTGGTCCTCATTGCTTTATTTTTTTCCGCATGGCAAAAATTAAAGTTGGAGAAAGATATCATTGTGGGAACATTAAGGGCGGTCATCCAGCTCACTGCTGTTGGATTTATTCTTAACTATATATTCAGTCTGGATAATTGGCTTTTCACCACATTGATGATGATATTTATGGTATATAATGCTAGTAGAATTGCGGGTAAAAGGGGGAAGGGCATAGAAAAAAGTGGACTAATAGCATTTGTATCAATTGGCGTGGCGGCGGGAGTTACGCTGGCTATTTTGGTAGGTGTTGGTGCAATAAAATATATTCCCTCTGAGGTTATACCTGTAAGTGGGATGGTTATTGGTAATGCAATGGTAGCTGTGGGATTGTGCTTTAGACAGATGAAACAGCAATTTTCCGACAGGGCACAGGAGGTAGAAATAAAGCTATCCCTTGGGGCTTCGGAAAAGATGGCCTCTATGTATATAATAAGGGATAGCATAAGGCTGGCAATGCAGCCCACCATAGATTCTATGAAGACCCTTGGGATAGTATCATTGCCAGGCATGATGACGGGACTCATACTTGCAGGTACACCACCAATTAAGGCTATACAATACCAGATAATGGTAACGTTCATGCTGACAGCCACTGTATCCATATCTACATTTATGGCAGGTTACATTGCATATAGAAATTTTTTCAATGAACAAAGGCAGTTAAAGCTTTAG
- a CDS encoding ABC transporter ATP-binding protein, producing the protein MEEIFKLENVSVVRKNGAILKNISLEIHKGDFITIIGPSGSGKSTFLRILSTLNSPSSGRILYKGKDIMEYDKLDFRKKVRYVFQKPYLFGDTVMENIEFPFAINHQSIDIERVYKMMGALDLPKDFLDKKNYQLSGGEQQRIAFIRSLIIRPEVLLLDEVTASLDPVNVKRVEEFISIYARDEDITVLIVTHDIAQAERWGEETLYLKKGQIEHFLPTNQLFTEYKSEIEKFRQGEE; encoded by the coding sequence ATGGAAGAGATATTCAAGCTGGAGAATGTATCTGTAGTAAGAAAGAACGGTGCTATACTAAAAAATATAAGCTTGGAGATACATAAAGGGGATTTTATAACCATAATAGGACCTTCAGGAAGTGGCAAGAGTACATTCCTTAGAATTTTATCGACTTTAAATAGCCCTAGTTCAGGCAGGATATTGTATAAAGGAAAAGATATTATGGAATATGACAAATTGGATTTTAGGAAAAAAGTTAGATATGTATTTCAAAAGCCCTACCTATTTGGTGATACGGTGATGGAGAATATAGAGTTCCCATTTGCGATTAACCATCAGTCTATAGATATTGAAAGGGTGTATAAAATGATGGGGGCCCTTGATCTTCCAAAGGATTTTTTAGATAAAAAGAATTACCAGCTTTCAGGTGGAGAGCAGCAAAGGATCGCCTTTATAAGGAGCCTTATAATAAGGCCGGAGGTATTGCTTTTAGATGAAGTTACGGCCTCACTTGATCCTGTAAATGTTAAGAGGGTAGAAGAATTTATAAGCATATATGCAAGGGATGAAGACATTACTGTTTTGATAGTAACCCATGATATAGCTCAAGCAGAACGTTGGGGAGAAGAGACCTTATATCTAAAAAAGGGACAGATAGAGCATTTTTTACCTACTAATCAATTGTTTACAGAATACAAGTCTGAAATAGAAAAATTTAGACAGGGGGAGGAATGA